A single window of Jaculus jaculus isolate mJacJac1 chromosome 14, mJacJac1.mat.Y.cur, whole genome shotgun sequence DNA harbors:
- the LOC123454597 gene encoding vomeronasal type-1 receptor 4-like, whose protein sequence is MSPINLTMGIMFLSQTALGVLGNCACLGYFILTDFSGRRVKPTDLIVKHLTWANFMVLVFKGIPQTMAAFGMSYFLDDILCKLIFYFHRVARGVSLGSTSLLSVFQVITISPSNSKWGQLKFRAPKVIGSSLGLCWALQLLINAGIPTIVTDILGTKNSTGFRDVVYCAIVHIPTLTRIFYSILFSSIDVLCLGIMMWSSGSMVLMLTKHSQRVQHIHSSLSPRSSPETRATQSILALVSSFVLLYMISAILGLCYPLFDVTAKWVFNASVAMSACFPAFCPFLLLSQYTKVSNFCCT, encoded by the coding sequence TACTTCATTCTCACTGACTTCTCAGGGAGACGGGTGAAACCCACAGATCTGATTGTCAAGCACCTGACCTGGGCCAACTTCATGGTTCTTGTCTTTAAAGGAATCCCCCAGACAATGGCTGCCTTTGGTATGAGTTATTTTCTAGATGATATTCTGTGCAAACTCATCTTTTATTTCCACAGAGTGGCCAGAGGAGTGTCCCTTGGTTCCACATCACTCTTGAGTGTCTTTCAGGTCATCACAATCAGCCCCAGCAATTCCAAGTGGGGACAGCTCAAGTTCAGAGCCCCCAAGGTCATTGGTTCCTCCTTGGGTCTGTGCTGGGCCCTGCAACTGCTGATAAATGCTGGTATTCCCACAATTGTGACAGACATCTTGGGGACAAAAAATAGCACAGGATTTAGAGATGTTGTATACTGTGCGATTGTACATATTCCCACTCTAACAAGGATATTCTATTCAATCCTATTTTCCTCCATTGATGTCCTGTGTTTGGGAATCATGATGTGGTCCAGTGGCTCCATGGTCCTTATGCTCACAAAGCACAGTCAGAGGGTCCAACACATTCACAGCTCCCTGTCTCCTCGGTCATCGCCTGAGACCAGAGCCACCCAGAGCATCCTTGCCCTGGTGAGCAGCTTTGTGCTCTTATATATGATCTCTGCCATCTTGGGTTTATGTTACCCTTTATTTGATGTAACTGCTAAGTGGGTGTTCAATGCCAGTGTTGCAATGTCTGCATGCTTCCCAGCCTTCTGCCCCTTCCTGCTCCTCAGCCAGTACACCAAGGTTTCTAACTTCTGCTGTACTTGA